From Synoicihabitans lomoniglobus, the proteins below share one genomic window:
- a CDS encoding D-alanine--D-alanine ligase family protein — protein MRKRLKPLKILALMHESLVPPESTAGLTEKQIQPFKMEYDVKTTLERMGHNVTGVGVYGDLTVLSDAIDAVQPDIVFNMLEEFDGQILQDQHLVSYLELRKVRYTGCNPRGLTLAHDKALCKRILAHHRIAVPGFAVFRPGRKVKRPTALPFPLLVKSLVDEGSVGISRASVVRDDAALAERVEMIHRQSGNPAIAEQYIAGRELYMSIIGNDRLQTFTPWEMHLPKLPEGAPNIATSKLKWDYAHQEEMGMETRPAELEPAEERKLAQVSKRIYRALYLSGYARLDFRMSAAGDFYLLEANPNPCLAYGEDFAEGVEQTGLGYEDLLDTILRNGLAYRPQM, from the coding sequence ATGAGAAAACGACTGAAGCCACTTAAAATTCTCGCTCTGATGCACGAGTCGCTCGTGCCGCCGGAGTCGACGGCAGGTCTGACCGAAAAGCAGATCCAACCGTTCAAGATGGAGTATGACGTGAAGACCACCCTCGAACGGATGGGGCACAATGTGACGGGCGTCGGGGTTTATGGTGACCTGACGGTGTTGTCTGATGCGATCGACGCGGTGCAGCCCGACATCGTCTTCAACATGTTGGAGGAGTTCGACGGGCAGATTCTGCAGGACCAGCATTTGGTCAGTTATCTGGAGCTGCGCAAAGTGCGCTACACCGGGTGCAATCCGCGCGGACTCACGCTCGCTCACGACAAGGCGCTTTGTAAACGCATCCTCGCGCACCATCGTATCGCGGTGCCGGGCTTTGCGGTGTTTCGGCCCGGGCGCAAAGTGAAGCGGCCGACGGCGTTGCCGTTTCCCTTGTTGGTGAAATCGTTGGTCGACGAAGGTTCGGTGGGGATCTCACGCGCCTCGGTGGTGCGCGATGATGCGGCTCTCGCCGAGCGCGTGGAGATGATTCATCGGCAGTCCGGCAACCCCGCGATCGCGGAGCAATACATCGCGGGCCGGGAGCTCTACATGAGCATCATCGGCAACGACCGCTTGCAGACGTTTACCCCATGGGAAATGCATCTGCCCAAGCTGCCGGAAGGCGCCCCCAACATTGCCACCAGCAAGTTGAAGTGGGACTACGCGCACCAGGAGGAGATGGGCATGGAAACCCGTCCGGCGGAACTTGAACCTGCCGAGGAGCGCAAGCTGGCTCAGGTCTCCAAGCGCATTTATCGCGCGTTATACCTGAGTGGATACGCCCGACTCGATTTCAGGATGTCAGCGGCCGGCGATTTTTACCTGCTGGAGGCCAATCCCAATCCTTGTCTGGCCTACGGGGAGGACTTTGCGGAAGGCGTGGAACAAACCGGCCTGGGCTACGAGGACCTGCTCGATACGATTCTACGCAATGGTCTGGCCTATCGCCCCCAGATGTAG